A genomic region of Nitrospira sp. contains the following coding sequences:
- a CDS encoding response regulator, with amino-acid sequence MTSSTLDIVEAKSFANIELLPKDRTILEQGAMVFRPFGLDEQGQTIRDLGGVSIRAVTVFLEKLVTSAGGASAGKEAVEELCGLLNDRIKDPIYHVTPELLKNPWNSYSYEFTSYLYEFCERISGDPRFAFKAGAEKVSPIMLALTRPFSLSQIYTMFPYFGNKFTSGSVEFRVVEVTSSTAAVGMRFTDRTLRQFGSYRRRCACLVCQSAQGIMVAMAHRIHGLSQAEAIETSCIGNDDEWCQWTIRWQEKSRYRKRFWRATSPLEQTRPTRLSSESVVGVENAQAAHASVATRVESLPQAQQSFAWFVGGGVVGLALMAGVGVLNPTVSLGEVLLVGLCPILAVGIMVNRRLLRESERREALIQEQITFVESRHEELREAYLEQEQMRVELRRKVAQLTALHRAGLSFGSTFERDALLHQVLEALTHELNYNSAMVSMFDPCEQSVQHIRLIGAPAEVETFAQSCRIPITDCESPEGTVVLQGRPLLIKDIESIRHSLHPLNQRLAELSGTKALIVVPIKTQDRIWGMLTVDRSHNQSVTEDDLELMMTVASQVSIALDNASAYQQIEEWNQGLEVKVKERTEALERADRLRAQFLSHVSHELRTPLTSIKGFIQNLLDGLTGPLNEKQQRYLVRMSDNSDRLVRMIEDLLDRTRIETGRLEVHAADVEIEPCLADVIEQLKPLAQAKQQSLEFHCAGTDVVVWADRDRLIQTVVNLVQNAIKFTPPGGAVSVACELPTHRTAMVLIRDTGPGIAPEYLDKIFDPFFRIQQGQRTAPKGLGLGLSIVKTLVELQGGEVAARNRPEGGAELSFTIPIHAVKVPLLLESHLLSQHILVVDDDTDIQQLLHDRLIAEGYQTFSAFDGCHALTLLESREFDGMILDIGIGQIDGLEVLRRVRLTNQHLPIIMITASGSQELAVRAIGLGAQAYLLKPFDAGQLQQTMDRWFRRA; translated from the coding sequence ATGACAAGCAGCACGCTCGACATTGTCGAGGCCAAGTCTTTCGCGAACATCGAACTCTTACCAAAAGATCGAACCATTCTTGAGCAGGGCGCCATGGTGTTTCGCCCGTTCGGGTTGGATGAACAGGGTCAGACGATCCGAGATCTTGGCGGCGTCAGCATCAGGGCGGTGACGGTCTTTTTAGAGAAGTTAGTGACGTCTGCGGGAGGAGCGTCGGCAGGAAAAGAAGCGGTCGAGGAGTTGTGCGGCCTTTTAAATGATCGCATCAAGGATCCCATCTATCATGTGACTCCGGAGCTGTTGAAGAATCCGTGGAACAGCTACTCGTACGAATTTACGTCGTATCTCTATGAGTTTTGTGAACGGATCTCGGGCGATCCCCGCTTTGCGTTTAAAGCAGGGGCGGAAAAAGTCTCGCCCATCATGCTGGCCCTGACTCGCCCATTTTCGCTGTCACAGATCTACACGATGTTTCCCTACTTTGGGAATAAGTTTACGTCTGGGTCCGTGGAGTTCCGTGTGGTGGAAGTCACGAGCAGCACGGCTGCGGTGGGGATGCGGTTTACCGACCGAACGCTTCGGCAGTTTGGATCGTACCGCAGGCGGTGTGCCTGCCTGGTGTGTCAATCTGCACAAGGCATCATGGTCGCCATGGCCCATCGCATCCACGGCCTCTCTCAGGCAGAAGCGATCGAGACGTCCTGTATCGGCAATGATGATGAATGGTGTCAGTGGACAATTCGATGGCAGGAGAAGAGCCGGTATCGGAAGCGATTCTGGCGAGCAACCTCACCTCTTGAACAGACACGTCCGACTCGACTGAGCAGTGAGTCTGTCGTCGGCGTCGAGAATGCCCAGGCTGCACACGCTTCGGTAGCGACCCGCGTTGAGTCCTTGCCTCAGGCCCAACAGAGTTTTGCATGGTTTGTAGGGGGAGGGGTGGTGGGGCTTGCTCTCATGGCGGGAGTCGGTGTTCTGAATCCGACGGTGAGTCTCGGCGAGGTGTTGTTAGTCGGACTGTGCCCGATCCTCGCCGTCGGCATCATGGTCAATCGACGGCTGCTTCGTGAGAGCGAACGACGCGAGGCCTTGATCCAAGAACAGATTACATTCGTCGAATCCCGTCATGAAGAATTGCGCGAAGCCTATTTGGAACAAGAGCAAATGCGGGTGGAGTTGCGTCGGAAAGTGGCACAACTCACGGCGCTTCACCGAGCGGGGCTCTCATTTGGCTCGACCTTCGAACGAGATGCGCTCTTGCACCAGGTGTTGGAAGCCCTGACGCACGAGCTCAACTACAACAGTGCCATGGTGTCCATGTTTGATCCTTGTGAGCAGAGCGTCCAACATATCCGTCTGATTGGCGCGCCTGCGGAGGTTGAAACGTTCGCCCAGTCCTGTCGGATTCCAATTACTGATTGTGAGAGTCCCGAGGGGACGGTGGTTCTTCAAGGACGCCCACTGTTGATCAAGGATATCGAGTCGATACGGCACAGCCTCCATCCCCTCAATCAACGGTTAGCCGAATTGAGCGGGACCAAAGCCCTGATTGTGGTTCCCATCAAGACCCAAGACCGTATCTGGGGCATGTTGACGGTTGATCGCTCACACAATCAAAGCGTGACGGAAGACGATTTGGAACTGATGATGACGGTCGCGAGTCAAGTCTCCATCGCGCTGGATAACGCCTCGGCCTACCAGCAGATCGAAGAGTGGAATCAGGGGTTGGAGGTCAAAGTCAAAGAGCGCACTGAAGCTCTTGAGCGAGCCGACCGCTTGCGTGCGCAATTCCTCTCCCATGTGTCTCATGAACTGAGAACACCGCTCACGTCCATCAAGGGATTCATCCAAAATCTGCTGGACGGACTGACCGGACCGCTGAATGAGAAGCAGCAGCGCTATCTCGTGCGCATGTCGGACAATTCAGATCGGCTGGTTCGGATGATCGAGGATCTCCTCGATCGCACCCGTATCGAGACAGGGCGCTTAGAGGTGCATGCGGCCGATGTCGAAATCGAACCCTGTCTCGCCGACGTGATTGAGCAACTAAAACCGTTGGCTCAGGCCAAGCAGCAGTCACTGGAATTTCATTGTGCCGGCACGGATGTCGTCGTGTGGGCAGATCGTGATCGGTTAATCCAGACGGTCGTCAATCTGGTGCAAAATGCCATCAAGTTCACCCCACCGGGCGGAGCCGTGTCGGTTGCCTGCGAGTTGCCGACTCACCGCACGGCAATGGTTCTGATTCGGGACACGGGCCCCGGTATTGCTCCGGAATACCTGGACAAGATTTTTGACCCTTTCTTCCGTATCCAGCAAGGCCAACGTACTGCCCCCAAAGGGTTGGGACTTGGGCTGTCCATCGTGAAAACACTAGTGGAGCTGCAAGGAGGGGAGGTGGCAGCTCGTAATCGTCCCGAGGGTGGCGCAGAACTGTCCTTCACGATTCCGATCCATGCCGTGAAGGTCCCACTTTTACTTGAATCCCATCTCCTGAGCCAACACATCTTAGTGGTGGATGATGATACCGACATTCAGCAACTGCTTCATGACCGACTCATAGCAGAAGGGTATCAGACGTTTTCGGCATTCGATGGCTGTCACGCGCTGACACTGCTTGAGTCACGAGAGTTCGATGGGATGATTCTCGACATTGGAATCGGTCAGATCGACGGCCTGGAAGTGCTACGACGGGTGCGTCTGACGAATCAACACCTTCCGATTATCATGATTACGGCGTCGGGATCTCAGGAACTTGCCGTGCGGGCTATCGGGTTGGGCGCTCAAGCCTACCTGCTTAAACCGTTCGACGCAGGCCAACTTCAACAAACCATGGATCGGTGGTTCCGACGTGCATGA
- a CDS encoding MTH1187 family thiamine-binding protein yields MVLLEFSMSPLGKGESVGKYVARSLDIIDKSGVAYRLNPMGTVLEGEWEEVFSVVQRCYERMKKDCNRISCTIKVDYRKGHAGRLQSKVASVEKKLKRSVRH; encoded by the coding sequence ATGGTCCTACTGGAGTTCAGCATGTCGCCGTTGGGAAAGGGCGAGAGTGTCGGGAAATATGTGGCCCGTTCTCTCGATATTATTGATAAGAGTGGGGTCGCGTATCGATTAAATCCGATGGGCACGGTTTTAGAAGGCGAATGGGAGGAGGTCTTTTCGGTGGTGCAGCGATGCTATGAGCGGATGAAAAAGGACTGCAACCGCATTTCCTGCACAATCAAAGTTGATTACCGAAAGGGCCATGCCGGACGTCTCCAGAGCAAGGTGGCCAGCGTTGAAAAAAAGCTCAAGCGGTCAGTGAGACACTAG
- a CDS encoding bifunctional precorrin-2 dehydrogenase/sirohydrochlorin ferrochelatase → MVANPGFPLVLDVRGWPVLVIGGDEEASEKSQRLLESGARVTVISPTLNEPLRFLAASGKIIHRGRHFRDTDLEHVILILNTLRGDRDFAQMLVAQAREKRVLLWSVDYPEASSVTMPAVVAVGHVRVAISTSGVAPALSGFMKEDLEQILDAEFIDFVEWLGQLREQAKASEPDFETRRALLREALDGFRFLGKVRYPNVWLERRAQAVANAQPDATQQ, encoded by the coding sequence ATGGTTGCCAATCCTGGTTTTCCCTTGGTCTTGGATGTAAGAGGCTGGCCGGTCCTGGTGATCGGTGGCGATGAGGAGGCATCGGAAAAATCTCAGCGCCTGCTCGAGTCCGGTGCGCGAGTCACGGTGATCAGTCCCACGCTGAATGAACCGTTACGCTTTCTGGCGGCTTCGGGTAAGATTATCCATCGTGGGCGACATTTTCGCGACACGGATCTCGAACACGTCATTCTCATTCTCAATACCCTTCGGGGCGATCGTGACTTTGCTCAAATGTTGGTGGCTCAAGCCAGAGAAAAGCGTGTGCTGCTTTGGTCAGTAGATTACCCAGAGGCAAGCAGCGTCACGATGCCCGCTGTTGTGGCAGTGGGTCATGTGCGAGTCGCGATTAGTACAAGCGGAGTGGCACCGGCTCTTTCCGGATTTATGAAAGAGGATTTGGAACAGATCCTCGATGCAGAATTCATTGATTTCGTCGAGTGGCTTGGGCAACTACGTGAACAGGCCAAGGCAAGTGAGCCGGATTTCGAGACGCGGCGGGCACTCCTGCGCGAGGCGTTAGACGGTTTTCGTTTCCTCGGCAAGGTCCGATACCCCAACGTCTGGTTGGAAAGGCGGGCTCAGGCGGTGGCAAACGCACAACCTGATGCCACACAGCAATAG
- a CDS encoding HNH endonuclease: MEMTLLLNATYEPLRVVHWQKAIALLWQGKVEVLEVYDREIHGISLSIKLPSVMRLLRLVKLKDSHRAVKFSRINIFTRDGYCCQYCNHKFRTEELTFDHVVPIAKGGKKTWENIVTACWRCNNRKSGRTPEEASMKLKKRPVKPRWSPVITITIGIRNTPESWRDYLYWNMELDADPADT, from the coding sequence ATGGAAATGACTCTCCTGCTCAACGCGACCTATGAACCCCTCCGGGTTGTGCATTGGCAAAAAGCGATCGCGCTCCTCTGGCAAGGAAAAGTCGAAGTCTTGGAGGTCTACGATAGGGAAATCCACGGGATTTCTCTGTCGATCAAGCTTCCCTCGGTGATGCGCCTGTTGAGACTGGTGAAGTTGAAGGACAGTCACCGCGCCGTCAAGTTTTCCCGTATCAACATTTTTACGCGAGATGGGTACTGTTGCCAATACTGTAATCACAAATTTCGGACTGAAGAACTGACATTTGATCATGTCGTGCCCATCGCCAAAGGTGGGAAAAAGACGTGGGAAAACATCGTTACTGCCTGCTGGCGCTGTAACAATCGGAAGAGCGGGCGGACGCCGGAAGAAGCCAGCATGAAGTTGAAAAAGCGGCCGGTGAAACCTCGGTGGAGCCCCGTCATTACCATTACCATCGGCATTCGCAACACACCGGAAAGCTGGCGTGATTATCTCTATTGGAATATGGAGCTGGATGCAGATCCAGCTGACACCTAG
- a CDS encoding Rieske (2Fe-2S) protein: MNDFVRVAFTHEIPPGTGRTVEVDGIWIAVFNVDGTFHAIDNSCPHAGGPLGEGKLCDAVVECPWHGWKFSVISGERVGNPNFQVVRCEVRIQENDVQIAIPPTLREPV; the protein is encoded by the coding sequence ATGAACGATTTCGTGAGAGTGGCCTTTACGCACGAGATTCCACCCGGCACAGGGCGAACAGTTGAAGTCGATGGGATCTGGATTGCGGTCTTCAACGTGGACGGAACTTTTCACGCGATCGATAATTCCTGCCCCCACGCGGGCGGCCCGCTCGGAGAAGGGAAACTGTGCGACGCGGTTGTCGAATGTCCCTGGCATGGCTGGAAATTCAGCGTGATCTCAGGAGAACGCGTCGGCAATCCGAATTTTCAGGTGGTGCGCTGCGAAGTTCGAATCCAAGAGAATGACGTTCAGATCGCCATCCCACCGACACTCAGAGAACCGGTCTAA
- a CDS encoding gamma-glutamylcyclotransferase produces the protein MKFFLYGDLLNPSQLKRRAPEHRFLYLATLSDHTVKFCRWSSQWRCGLASIVPSQGEKTWGGVFELTDEDIQSMDQFEQDVPQGTYRHLQVTISTDRGEKELVTTYAANPIGKFKPKDHYLDWVLKGLKEWKIPEDVIQQWASYRPR, from the coding sequence ATGAAGTTCTTTTTATACGGTGATCTCCTCAATCCTTCGCAACTCAAGCGGCGAGCCCCGGAACATAGATTTCTCTACCTCGCCACCTTGTCGGACCATACGGTGAAATTTTGCCGATGGTCGTCGCAATGGCGGTGTGGGCTTGCCAGTATCGTACCTTCACAAGGTGAAAAGACTTGGGGCGGGGTGTTTGAACTCACGGACGAAGATATACAAAGCATGGACCAGTTTGAGCAGGATGTGCCGCAGGGCACGTACCGCCACCTGCAAGTCACCATCTCGACCGATCGCGGAGAGAAGGAACTGGTCACCACCTACGCAGCGAACCCGATCGGGAAGTTTAAACCCAAAGACCACTACCTGGATTGGGTGCTGAAGGGACTCAAAGAGTGGAAGATTCCGGAGGACGTGATCCAGCAATGGGCGTCGTATAGGCCGAGGTAA
- a CDS encoding (2Fe-2S) ferredoxin domain-containing protein codes for MPKPKYHILVCTNSRPPGHPKPSCGSAGAAQLLMAFNMGLMQRSVPPGEVLVSATGCLGPCEQGPTVVVYPDNTWYSKVTEGDVATILDEHVAKGTPAAKLNPDSVWE; via the coding sequence ATGCCAAAACCAAAATATCATATTCTTGTCTGTACCAATTCCCGCCCTCCTGGTCACCCCAAACCATCGTGTGGGTCAGCCGGTGCGGCACAGCTGCTGATGGCGTTCAACATGGGGCTGATGCAACGTTCTGTCCCACCAGGGGAAGTGTTGGTAAGCGCGACAGGCTGCCTTGGTCCTTGCGAGCAGGGTCCGACGGTTGTCGTCTATCCCGACAATACCTGGTATTCCAAGGTCACTGAGGGGGACGTCGCCACCATCCTTGATGAACATGTCGCGAAAGGGACACCGGCTGCGAAGCTGAATCCAGACTCTGTGTGGGAATAA
- a CDS encoding MogA/MoaB family molybdenum cofactor biosynthesis protein: MSTPTHHEHKDHAPTSIGCMVITCSDTRTQESDTSGQLIRTLLEARGHTVVGYHLVKDDPAQIQLWIARGVINDAVQAIIINGGTGISRRDSTFEAVDEMLEKRLDGFGEIFRLLTYQDIGSPAIMSRATAGVIKGRVLFSTPGSENAVRLAMEKLILPELGHLVKELSK, translated from the coding sequence ATGAGTACACCCACTCATCACGAACACAAAGACCATGCACCCACCTCAATCGGGTGCATGGTCATTACCTGTAGCGATACCCGCACACAAGAATCCGACACCAGTGGTCAGCTGATTCGTACGCTCCTTGAAGCGCGAGGCCATACCGTAGTCGGATATCATCTCGTGAAGGACGATCCGGCCCAGATCCAGTTGTGGATCGCGCGCGGCGTGATCAACGACGCGGTGCAGGCTATCATCATCAACGGCGGCACCGGCATTTCCAGGCGGGATTCCACGTTCGAAGCGGTAGACGAGATGTTGGAAAAACGCCTCGACGGATTCGGCGAAATCTTTCGGTTACTCACCTATCAAGACATCGGCTCACCGGCGATTATGAGCCGGGCGACTGCCGGTGTCATCAAAGGCCGTGTTCTCTTTTCTACTCCTGGCTCAGAAAACGCCGTCCGCCTCGCGATGGAAAAGCTCATTCTTCCCGAACTCGGACATCTCGTGAAAGAACTCAGCAAGTAA
- a CDS encoding CBS domain-containing protein — protein sequence MSTVAKIMKKNPKSVGPKMSIASAAKAMRAARVGSLFVKKGKRLVGVVTDTDIVRLAVASGKPLGKLTVEKIMTTPICTIEGSQSVDDAQDMMADLGVRHLGVTKNGEISGVVSVRDLLLHYKRYAQSKISTEMTYDEPKITQD from the coding sequence ATGTCCACAGTCGCGAAGATCATGAAGAAGAATCCCAAGAGCGTTGGACCAAAAATGTCGATTGCCAGTGCCGCCAAGGCGATGCGTGCGGCGCGGGTGGGATCGCTCTTTGTGAAAAAGGGCAAACGATTGGTTGGGGTGGTGACGGACACGGACATCGTTCGACTCGCCGTTGCGAGCGGAAAGCCATTGGGCAAGTTGACCGTCGAGAAGATCATGACGACGCCGATTTGTACGATCGAGGGGAGTCAGTCGGTCGATGATGCACAGGATATGATGGCCGACCTGGGCGTGCGCCATCTCGGCGTCACCAAGAACGGGGAGATTTCAGGCGTCGTCTCCGTGCGTGACCTCCTGTTACACTATAAGCGTTATGCGCAGTCGAAGATTTCGACGGAGATGACGTACGACGAGCCGAAGATCACACAAGACTAA
- a CDS encoding PhzF family phenazine biosynthesis protein, producing MSETRSLKFYQADVFTSQPFGGNPVAVFPDADGLTDAELQQIAREMNLSETVFVFPPTDPAAVARLRIFTPTQEIPFAGHPVLGTFYVLAQIGRISTQEPVTSVVQECNIGLFSVELHAEQSRVVRVVMSQPKPEFLDPIDAIDDVYLIGGALGLPKHVIADTKWPLQVVSTGLPVLIVPVRTLTAVRSINPDASAIINVCERFGANGIMVFTTVTVESFASVHARMFAPKIGILEDPATGSAGGALGAYLVQNGVVEVGPTTDILIEQGYEIDRPSRILVKVESDDDVIQGVKVGGHCVMVVEGTLNF from the coding sequence ATGTCTGAAACTCGATCGCTGAAATTCTACCAGGCGGATGTGTTCACCAGTCAGCCGTTCGGCGGCAATCCCGTTGCTGTGTTTCCCGACGCGGATGGTCTGACCGATGCCGAGCTGCAACAGATCGCTCGGGAGATGAATCTCTCAGAGACGGTGTTCGTCTTTCCACCAACCGACCCTGCCGCAGTGGCCCGGTTGCGGATCTTTACCCCGACACAAGAAATTCCCTTTGCCGGCCATCCGGTACTGGGTACGTTTTACGTATTGGCCCAGATCGGGAGGATCTCGACTCAGGAACCTGTGACGTCGGTCGTGCAAGAATGTAATATCGGTTTGTTTTCCGTCGAATTGCATGCAGAACAGAGCCGCGTGGTGCGGGTCGTGATGTCTCAACCTAAACCTGAATTTCTTGATCCCATCGACGCCATCGACGATGTGTATCTGATCGGCGGAGCGCTCGGTTTGCCGAAGCACGTGATCGCCGATACGAAATGGCCCCTCCAAGTCGTGTCCACCGGCTTGCCGGTCTTGATCGTGCCGGTGCGAACATTGACGGCTGTCCGGTCGATCAACCCTGATGCGTCGGCCATTATCAATGTCTGTGAACGGTTCGGGGCCAATGGGATTATGGTCTTCACGACGGTGACGGTCGAATCGTTCGCGTCCGTTCACGCGAGGATGTTCGCTCCGAAAATTGGAATCTTGGAAGATCCTGCCACGGGAAGCGCCGGCGGCGCACTTGGCGCGTACCTGGTTCAGAACGGTGTTGTTGAAGTTGGACCGACGACGGACATTCTCATCGAACAGGGCTATGAAATCGATCGGCCCTCACGGATTCTCGTCAAAGTAGAATCGGACGACGATGTGATTCAAGGTGTGAAGGTCGGTGGGCATTGTGTGATGGTCGTCGAAGGAACGCTAAACTTCTAA
- a CDS encoding radical SAM protein — protein sequence MSATGLVQIDGLVPIKKEDRKRSKVMLLFPPEWVPTAPYLALPSLTAVLREAGHTVIQRDINIGMWDHFFSMDFLIWVKARLGMQLKSLQAKEKANALTEREVNQLAVVEQAYARDVFDLAERAEDAKRIVRGERFYDAELLEGALNTFRETMAYLSAAYYPASLVFYPMESNLGYRPGVSNEVFACLEDEQVNVYRDLSNQLVLPQVAKEQPDVVGISIGTQMQLLAGLTFAKMIKETFPQIHLVVGGNVITRLHEDLVHHERFFTEVFDSAILYEGEHALLWLIEALNGQRPIAAVPNLIYRDESGLHRNSEVYTEKTTTLPLPDFDGMPLDRYFVPELIIPYLATRGCYWGRCTFCDHGQGYFDQYRGMPAQFVIDQIKALRDKYHCRHFLFSDESYPPALFKKVSQLLVDQDVGIKWTTLIRFEETLQDQATWDLAAKAGCCTLYYGMESANERVLTLMDKHAKKDVIQRNLQMAAKAGIWNHVMAFYGFPSETFDEAMETRQFVLNNQPVIHSLELFYFVAYRHTPMVRKPEQFGMTIHKQEEYDLPLDYYYTLNDPSTLSCLDAMQLCEEFYKHDFHPWAVRVNSREHVFLYISKFGTNQLPQIYAQQAQPVGSPEGVSGLITWPVALSQGDEGMSRVTSHDAG from the coding sequence ATGAGTGCCACCGGACTTGTTCAAATCGACGGTTTGGTTCCGATCAAGAAGGAAGATCGGAAGAGATCCAAGGTCATGTTGCTCTTCCCTCCTGAGTGGGTACCGACGGCGCCTTATCTTGCCCTGCCTTCGCTGACTGCGGTCCTACGAGAAGCGGGTCATACGGTGATCCAGCGCGATATCAATATCGGGATGTGGGATCACTTTTTCAGTATGGATTTTCTGATTTGGGTGAAGGCTAGGCTTGGGATGCAACTCAAGTCATTGCAAGCGAAAGAGAAGGCCAACGCACTGACTGAACGAGAGGTGAATCAACTTGCGGTGGTCGAGCAGGCCTATGCACGTGATGTGTTCGATCTGGCGGAACGAGCGGAGGATGCGAAGCGGATCGTCCGTGGTGAGCGGTTCTACGATGCGGAGCTGTTGGAAGGGGCGCTGAACACGTTCCGTGAGACGATGGCCTATCTCTCTGCTGCCTACTATCCTGCCTCGCTCGTCTTCTATCCGATGGAAAGCAATCTCGGCTATCGCCCCGGCGTCTCGAACGAAGTGTTCGCCTGTTTGGAGGATGAGCAGGTGAACGTCTATCGAGATCTGTCCAATCAGTTGGTTCTGCCGCAGGTCGCGAAGGAACAACCTGACGTGGTCGGCATTTCCATTGGGACACAGATGCAGTTGCTGGCCGGCTTGACCTTTGCCAAGATGATCAAGGAAACGTTCCCGCAGATCCATCTCGTGGTGGGCGGCAATGTTATCACTCGACTGCACGAAGACCTCGTGCATCACGAGAGATTCTTCACGGAGGTATTCGATTCGGCCATTCTCTATGAAGGTGAACATGCTCTGCTATGGCTTATTGAAGCGCTGAATGGCCAGCGACCGATTGCCGCTGTACCCAACTTAATCTACCGAGATGAGTCAGGCCTTCACCGGAACTCGGAGGTTTATACCGAGAAGACGACCACGCTGCCCTTGCCGGATTTTGACGGGATGCCGCTGGATCGCTACTTCGTTCCGGAACTGATTATTCCCTATCTGGCCACGCGCGGCTGTTATTGGGGACGTTGTACCTTCTGCGACCATGGTCAAGGCTACTTCGACCAATATCGAGGGATGCCGGCTCAATTCGTGATCGATCAGATCAAGGCGCTGCGGGACAAGTACCACTGTCGGCACTTCTTGTTCAGCGATGAGTCCTATCCGCCGGCATTATTCAAGAAGGTTTCACAGTTGCTGGTCGATCAAGATGTCGGGATTAAATGGACGACGCTCATTCGATTTGAGGAGACCCTGCAAGATCAGGCCACCTGGGATCTGGCGGCCAAGGCTGGCTGTTGTACGCTCTATTATGGGATGGAATCGGCGAACGAGCGGGTCTTAACTCTCATGGATAAACATGCCAAGAAGGACGTGATCCAGCGTAATCTCCAGATGGCAGCGAAGGCGGGAATCTGGAACCATGTGATGGCGTTCTATGGGTTCCCAAGCGAAACATTCGACGAGGCGATGGAAACCCGCCAGTTTGTCCTCAACAACCAGCCGGTGATTCACTCGCTGGAACTGTTCTACTTCGTGGCCTATCGCCATACGCCGATGGTGCGGAAGCCGGAACAATTTGGCATGACGATTCATAAGCAGGAGGAGTACGATCTCCCGCTGGATTATTACTACACCTTGAATGATCCCAGCACGCTGTCATGTCTTGATGCGATGCAGCTCTGCGAAGAATTCTACAAGCATGATTTCCATCCTTGGGCTGTGCGCGTGAACTCGCGCGAGCATGTCTTCCTCTATATCTCGAAGTTCGGGACGAACCAGTTGCCCCAAATCTACGCGCAGCAAGCGCAGCCGGTCGGATCGCCAGAGGGTGTATCGGGTTTGATCACGTGGCCAGTGGCGCTTTCGCAGGGCGATGAAGGGATGTCGCGTGTGACGAGTCATGATGCCGGCTGA